The following are encoded in a window of Spirochaetaceae bacterium genomic DNA:
- a CDS encoding sugar phosphate isomerase/epimerase, whose product MHTRTGNFPIGFYVKQLTWKQDLLAVARWATDNGFAFIDLDEDADQTAAAVTSAGFAIGSADLIGREPFTSADPDTRRAGVREAIRYIRAATAGGVRIFNICGIPEDPSLPRAENLERFIASMRDLVPVFEDTGSYLAIEGWPGPGAVASTPESYRAVLDGCGSVAIGINYDPSHLIATGIDPVRFAQEFAGHVLHAHGKDTEISAEAQYQYGIRQPPLAERERFGENHWRYTIPGHGEMRWTAALQALQAAGYGGGISIELEDKHFNGSEAGEKAGLQAGGAFLASV is encoded by the coding sequence ATGCATACCCGTACCGGGAACTTTCCCATTGGATTCTACGTCAAGCAGCTCACCTGGAAGCAGGACCTGCTGGCGGTGGCGCGCTGGGCCACCGACAACGGGTTCGCCTTCATCGACCTGGACGAGGACGCCGACCAGACCGCGGCGGCGGTCACCAGCGCCGGCTTCGCGATCGGCTCAGCGGACCTGATCGGACGCGAGCCGTTCACCTCCGCCGACCCCGACACGCGCCGCGCCGGCGTGCGGGAAGCGATCCGTTACATCCGCGCGGCCACCGCCGGCGGCGTGCGCATCTTCAACATCTGCGGTATTCCCGAGGATCCTTCCCTGCCGCGGGCCGAGAACCTCGAACGGTTCATCGCTTCGATGCGCGACCTGGTGCCGGTGTTCGAGGATACCGGTTCGTACCTGGCCATCGAAGGCTGGCCCGGCCCCGGCGCGGTCGCCTCCACCCCGGAGTCGTATCGGGCCGTGCTCGATGGCTGCGGGTCGGTGGCCATCGGCATCAACTACGATCCGTCGCACCTGATCGCCACCGGCATCGACCCGGTGCGATTCGCGCAGGAGTTCGCCGGCCATGTGCTGCACGCGCACGGCAAGGACACCGAGATCTCAGCCGAGGCGCAGTACCAGTATGGCATTCGCCAGCCGCCGCTGGCCGAGCGCGAGCGGTTCGGCGAGAACCACTGGCGCTACACCATTCCCGGCCACGGCGAGATGCGCTGGACGGCGGCGCTGCAGGCACTGCAGGCGGCCGGCTACGGCGGCGGCATCTCCATCGAGCTGGAGGACAAGCACTTCAACGGCAGCGAGGCGGGCGAAAAGGCCGGCCTGCAGGCCGGCGGCGCCTTCCTGGCCTCCGTCTGA
- a CDS encoding glycoside hydrolase family 32 protein — translation MKHREITLDHPYLILPVRRGPVSGRMRVAAAGGEVREFDIELGDDAASDYDVFSDFGAHLGATLRVEYEGAASLEGVHVAAEPPGTAERYGEPLRPQFHFSSRRGWLNDPNGLVHYDGTFHLFYQHNPYGTEWGNMHWGHATSSDMLHWREGPVELYPDEFGTMFTGCAVVDRDNTSGLGSGSHPPIVLLYTAAGKTPEDFTQCLAFSADGGATWQKYDGNPVLPQEAPSNRDPKVIWHAPTGRWIMALYLHRTEYALYASPDLIHWEKTCDLDLPQCTEVPDFFPLAVDDDPGDERWVFWGANTTYLTGSFDGRTFTPEGGPKRLQPVGAHYAAQTFSDLPAGDGRRIMMGWMRQPLPGMPFSQFMSVPHTLHLRRHGGDVVLTTAPIRELEALRAASWQASDRALADGTGVHAEVAGELLDVEATIELGGADAAGIAVRGVNVWYDRRTGGLYNGSYGAQIAAGLDSVDLRVLVDRASVEVFADGGRVMLAGGIVLAPGADPVRFFAAGGGARLRQARVSTLRPVWPATG, via the coding sequence ATGAAACACAGGGAAATTACACTCGATCACCCCTACCTGATCCTGCCCGTGCGCCGCGGCCCGGTGAGTGGCCGCATGCGGGTAGCCGCCGCAGGTGGCGAGGTGCGCGAGTTCGACATCGAGCTCGGCGACGACGCCGCCAGCGACTACGACGTATTCAGCGACTTCGGAGCGCACCTGGGCGCGACGTTGAGGGTGGAGTACGAGGGCGCGGCGTCCCTGGAGGGGGTGCACGTCGCCGCCGAGCCGCCGGGGACCGCCGAGCGGTACGGGGAGCCGCTGCGCCCGCAGTTCCACTTCTCGTCGCGGCGCGGCTGGCTGAACGATCCGAACGGACTGGTCCACTACGACGGCACCTTTCACCTGTTCTACCAGCACAACCCGTACGGCACAGAGTGGGGCAACATGCACTGGGGTCACGCGACCAGCAGCGACATGCTGCACTGGCGTGAAGGGCCGGTGGAGCTCTATCCGGACGAGTTCGGCACCATGTTCACCGGCTGCGCGGTGGTCGACCGCGACAACACCTCCGGCCTGGGCAGCGGTTCCCACCCGCCGATCGTGCTGCTGTACACCGCGGCCGGAAAGACGCCGGAAGACTTCACCCAGTGCCTGGCGTTCAGCGCCGATGGCGGCGCCACCTGGCAGAAGTATGACGGCAACCCGGTGCTGCCGCAGGAGGCGCCCTCCAACCGCGACCCCAAGGTGATCTGGCATGCCCCGACCGGGCGCTGGATCATGGCGCTCTACCTGCACCGCACCGAGTACGCCCTGTACGCGTCGCCCGACCTGATCCACTGGGAGAAGACCTGCGACCTCGACCTGCCGCAGTGCACGGAGGTGCCGGACTTCTTCCCGCTGGCGGTGGACGACGACCCCGGCGACGAGCGCTGGGTGTTCTGGGGCGCCAACACCACCTACCTCACCGGCAGCTTCGACGGCCGCACGTTCACGCCGGAGGGCGGGCCGAAGCGTCTGCAACCGGTCGGCGCGCACTACGCCGCGCAGACGTTCAGCGACCTGCCCGCCGGCGACGGGCGGCGCATCATGATGGGCTGGATGCGCCAGCCGCTGCCCGGCATGCCGTTCTCGCAGTTCATGAGCGTGCCGCACACCCTGCACCTGCGCCGCCACGGCGGCGACGTGGTGCTGACCACCGCCCCGATCCGCGAGTTGGAGGCGCTGCGCGCGGCGAGCTGGCAGGCCTCGGACCGGGCGCTGGCCGACGGCACCGGCGTGCACGCGGAGGTGGCGGGCGAGCTGCTCGACGTGGAGGCGACCATCGAGCTGGGCGGCGCCGATGCCGCCGGCATCGCGGTGCGCGGCGTCAACGTGTGGTACGACCGCCGCACCGGCGGCCTGTACAACGGCTCGTATGGCGCGCAGATCGCAGCCGGCCTGGACAGCGTCGACCTGCGCGTGCTGGTCGACCGCGCGTCGGTGGAGGTGTTCGCCGACGGGGGCCGGGTGATGCTGGCCGGCGGCATCGTGCTGGCGCCGGGCGCCGATCCGGTGCGCTTCTTCGCCGCCGGCGGCGGCGCCCGCTTGCGGCAGGCGCGCGTGTCGACGCTGCGCCCGGTGTGGCCGGCGACCGGTTAG
- a CDS encoding ABC transporter substrate-binding protein, protein MRYVLLKKCLAVLSVLVLPATGLWAAAAEEAPAAGADKKYVTDPTTGKVIVAPQYGGSIAQGWNSPLGPHADLWWGAGARELVTLVLEKLGIADWATPRDKWDFKNLDPPLSVHRGLLAESWETPDDTTYIFHIRKGVHWQDKPPLNGRELVAEDIVFHFHRMFGLGSGFTEKSPYAHVLTAAPIESIEATDKYTVVFKLTKRDFSAFMSIINSHDGAFIYPPEVIEEHGDAQDWRNLVGTGPYMLTDWVKDSSVTYTKNPNYWGYDEKFPENRLPYLDEVKSLIMPDSSTQLAALRTGKIARMWSVTVDQAKALQMTNPELLWTTTLNMPWTFAMDVRKPPFDDIRVRTAMQLALDLETINDTLFEGHGDTTPYGIVNPAHPGFYTPFEEWPQQIKDNHAYDPERAKQLLAEAGYPNGFKTKIGLAPALTFYNNLDYTQLSVDYWAQIGVDVEIDLMEWAVLAPRLSTHTYEGGMTIGIRGVAWSPLGAIRTVAHSSVDVWTNTPGVQDPVYDAMVEAAENAGSTEEMMELVKEADTYFTEQQWTTWGPMRPNFIFWQPWMAGYDGESTIGGGSFWLYLSRVWLDSDLKEEMTGTR, encoded by the coding sequence ATGAGATACGTTCTGTTAAAAAAATGCCTTGCGGTATTGTCCGTGCTGGTCCTGCCCGCAACCGGCCTCTGGGCGGCAGCGGCGGAGGAGGCGCCGGCAGCGGGCGCCGACAAGAAGTACGTGACCGACCCCACCACCGGCAAGGTGATAGTGGCGCCGCAGTACGGTGGTAGTATCGCTCAAGGCTGGAATTCTCCGCTCGGTCCGCACGCAGACCTCTGGTGGGGTGCCGGGGCGAGAGAGCTCGTTACCCTAGTCCTGGAGAAGCTGGGCATAGCAGACTGGGCAACGCCCAGAGACAAATGGGATTTTAAGAATTTGGACCCTCCTCTATCTGTCCACAGAGGACTGCTTGCTGAGAGCTGGGAAACGCCCGACGATACAACCTATATCTTCCACATTCGCAAGGGCGTTCACTGGCAGGACAAGCCCCCGCTGAACGGGCGTGAGCTGGTTGCCGAGGATATCGTGTTCCACTTCCACCGCATGTTTGGTCTGGGCAGCGGCTTCACCGAGAAGAGCCCGTACGCCCACGTTCTCACCGCCGCGCCAATTGAATCGATAGAGGCGACCGACAAGTACACGGTTGTCTTCAAGCTGACCAAGCGGGACTTCAGTGCTTTTATGTCAATCATCAATAGCCACGATGGCGCCTTTATATATCCGCCAGAGGTAATCGAGGAACACGGAGACGCTCAGGACTGGAGGAATCTGGTCGGTACCGGGCCGTACATGCTGACGGACTGGGTGAAGGACAGCTCCGTAACCTACACCAAGAACCCCAACTACTGGGGCTACGACGAGAAGTTCCCGGAGAACCGCCTGCCCTACCTCGACGAGGTCAAGTCGCTCATAATGCCGGACTCATCCACACAGTTGGCGGCGCTGCGCACGGGCAAGATCGCTCGGATGTGGTCGGTTACTGTGGATCAGGCGAAGGCCCTCCAGATGACCAACCCCGAACTCTTGTGGACAACCACGCTGAACATGCCGTGGACATTCGCCATGGATGTGCGCAAGCCGCCCTTCGATGACATCCGGGTGCGCACGGCGATGCAGCTGGCGCTGGACCTCGAGACAATCAACGACACCTTGTTTGAGGGGCATGGCGACACGACACCTTACGGGATTGTTAACCCGGCTCACCCCGGGTTCTACACCCCATTTGAGGAGTGGCCGCAGCAGATCAAAGACAACCACGCCTACGACCCGGAAAGGGCGAAGCAGCTTCTGGCGGAAGCCGGCTATCCCAATGGCTTCAAGACCAAAATCGGGCTCGCCCCCGCCCTCACATTTTACAATAACCTAGACTATACACAATTGTCCGTGGACTACTGGGCCCAGATTGGCGTTGATGTCGAGATTGACCTCATGGAGTGGGCCGTCCTGGCGCCACGCTTGAGCACCCATACTTACGAAGGAGGTATGACCATTGGGATAAGAGGCGTCGCCTGGTCGCCACTTGGGGCCATCAGGACCGTAGCTCATTCTTCGGTCGATGTGTGGACGAATACACCCGGAGTCCAGGACCCGGTCTATGATGCCATGGTTGAAGCTGCCGAAAACGCCGGCAGCACCGAGGAGATGATGGAGCTGGTGAAGGAGGCGGATACGTACTTCACCGAGCAGCAGTGGACGACATGGGGCCCAATGCGGCCAAATTTCATCTTCTGGCAGCCGTGGATGGCGGGTTACGACGGGGAATCGACCATAGGAGGCGGAAGTTTCTGGCTCTACCTCTCCCGAGTCTGGCTCGACTCAGACCTCAAGGAAGAGATGACAGGGACGAGATAA
- a CDS encoding sulfatase-like hydrolase/transferase: MASRPPNVLIFFADDQRFDTIRALGNPDIHTPNLDWLVREGTAFTRACIMGGTVAAVCMPSRAMLMTGRTLFHLQDSGETIPEEHVMLPELLRGAGYDTFGTGKWHNGPASYARCFSHGDRIFFGGMDDHWNVPVCRFDPTGAYPEPRPHPFDPGTGTVEMQGKRFDQVASGTHSSELFADATIEFLHGRAGSGARARAGGDGCAPFLAYLSFMAPHDPRTMPQRFLTMYDPDRIPLPDAFLPEHPFDIGWRGRDELLESYPRTPAAIRRHLAEYYAMISHLDAEVGRVIDALRTTGELDNTIIVFAGDNGLALGQHGLMGKQSTYDHSVHVPLLMAGPGIPRGERREALCYLLDIYPTLCEMLGVAAPPSVEGRSLRPVLADPDAAVRDRLHFAYLDLHRAVTDGRHKLIEYVVDGERHTQLFDHAADPRELRNLAAEPGQGDNVRRLQGELRELRERWDDPADTFWQVLEQGS; encoded by the coding sequence ATGGCCTCCCGACCCCCGAACGTGCTGATCTTCTTTGCCGACGACCAGCGCTTCGACACCATCCGCGCCCTCGGCAACCCGGACATCCATACCCCCAACCTGGACTGGCTGGTGCGCGAGGGCACGGCGTTCACGCGCGCCTGCATCATGGGCGGCACGGTGGCGGCGGTGTGCATGCCGAGCCGCGCCATGCTGATGACCGGGCGCACGCTGTTCCACCTGCAGGACTCGGGCGAGACGATCCCGGAGGAGCACGTCATGCTGCCGGAGCTGCTGCGCGGCGCCGGCTACGACACCTTCGGCACCGGCAAGTGGCACAACGGCCCGGCATCCTACGCGCGCTGCTTCTCGCACGGCGACCGGATCTTCTTCGGCGGCATGGACGACCACTGGAACGTGCCGGTGTGCCGCTTCGATCCCACCGGCGCTTATCCCGAGCCGCGTCCGCATCCGTTCGACCCCGGCACCGGCACGGTAGAGATGCAAGGCAAGCGCTTCGACCAGGTGGCCAGCGGCACCCACTCGTCCGAGCTGTTCGCCGACGCCACCATCGAGTTCCTGCATGGGCGCGCCGGCTCGGGGGCGCGCGCCCGCGCCGGCGGCGACGGCTGTGCGCCGTTCCTGGCCTACCTGTCGTTCATGGCGCCGCACGATCCGCGCACCATGCCGCAGCGGTTCCTGACCATGTACGACCCGGACCGCATCCCGCTGCCGGACGCGTTCCTGCCGGAGCATCCGTTCGACATCGGCTGGCGCGGCCGTGACGAGCTGCTGGAAAGCTATCCGCGCACCCCGGCCGCGATCCGCCGCCATCTCGCCGAGTACTACGCCATGATCAGCCACCTGGACGCCGAGGTCGGGCGGGTGATCGACGCGCTGCGCACCACCGGTGAGTTGGACAACACCATCATCGTGTTCGCCGGCGACAACGGGCTGGCGCTCGGCCAGCACGGCCTGATGGGCAAACAGAGTACCTACGACCACAGCGTGCACGTGCCGCTGCTGATGGCCGGACCGGGCATCCCACGGGGCGAGCGGCGCGAGGCGCTGTGCTACCTGCTCGACATCTATCCCACGTTGTGCGAGATGCTGGGCGTGGCGGCGCCGCCGTCGGTGGAGGGGCGCAGCCTGCGGCCGGTACTCGCCGACCCGGACGCCGCGGTGCGCGACCGGCTGCACTTCGCCTACCTGGACCTGCACCGCGCGGTGACCGACGGGCGCCACAAGCTGATCGAGTACGTGGTGGACGGCGAGCGGCATACGCAACTGTTCGACCACGCCGCCGACCCGCGCGAGTTGCGCAATCTTGCCGCCGAGCCCGGGCAAGGCGACAATGTGCGCCGCCTGCAGGGCGAGCTGCGCGAGTTGCGCGAGCGCTGGGACGACCCGGCGGACACCTTCTGGCAAGTACTGGAGCAAGGGAGTTAG
- a CDS encoding Rpn family recombination-promoting nuclease/putative transposase, with amino-acid sequence MHDENYKRIFAFPRVIEDLLRGFVPGSWLEEVDFATLDKLSTEYISDELLKRHGDNVWRLRLRDNWLYLLLLVEFQSTDDPLMALRIHTYTGLLYQELARNDQLDSDGRLPAVLPLVLYNGDERWQSPLQMGELIAPVGPWLAPYQPAQRYFVLDERRVQADDLPSRNRMSAVIALEQSRSPREVARVAEELAAWLPDPLVRRAFADWMRQIVERLVPSGAELPPIRKLEDVSMTLVERAAEWSKEWQKEGLEQGLEQGLEQGLEQGREQGLERERALLRRMTASRFGVATAERLAALLAPITDTERLAEVGDWLVQCDTAADFLARVDAAPAEGSGVAAGNSGGT; translated from the coding sequence ATGCACGACGAGAACTACAAGCGGATCTTCGCCTTCCCGCGCGTGATCGAGGACCTCCTGCGCGGCTTCGTCCCCGGCTCCTGGCTCGAGGAGGTCGACTTTGCCACCCTGGACAAACTGTCGACCGAGTACATCAGCGACGAGCTGCTCAAGCGCCACGGCGACAACGTGTGGCGGCTGCGCTTGCGCGACAACTGGCTGTACCTGTTGTTGCTGGTGGAGTTCCAATCGACCGACGATCCGTTGATGGCATTGCGGATACACACGTACACCGGGCTGCTGTACCAGGAGCTGGCGCGCAACGACCAGCTGGACTCCGACGGCCGCCTGCCGGCGGTGCTGCCGCTGGTGCTGTACAACGGCGACGAGCGGTGGCAATCGCCGCTGCAGATGGGGGAGCTGATCGCGCCGGTGGGGCCGTGGCTGGCGCCGTATCAACCGGCGCAGCGTTACTTCGTGCTTGACGAGCGGCGCGTACAAGCGGACGATTTACCGAGCCGCAACCGGATGAGCGCGGTGATCGCACTGGAACAGAGCCGCTCACCGCGCGAGGTGGCGCGGGTGGCGGAGGAGCTGGCGGCTTGGCTGCCGGACCCGCTGGTGCGGCGGGCGTTCGCGGACTGGATGCGGCAGATCGTGGAGCGGCTGGTGCCGAGCGGGGCGGAGCTGCCGCCGATACGGAAGTTGGAGGACGTGAGTATGACGCTGGTGGAACGAGCGGCCGAATGGTCCAAGGAGTGGCAGAAGGAAGGCCTCGAGCAGGGGTTGGAGCAAGGGCTCGAGCAGGGGCTTGAGCAGGGACGCGAGCAGGGGCTCGAGCGTGAACGAGCGTTGCTGCGCCGAATGACGGCGTCGCGTTTCGGAGTGGCCACCGCCGAACGCCTGGCGGCGCTGCTGGCGCCCATCACCGACACGGAGCGTCTGGCCGAAGTCGGCGATTGGCTGGTGCAGTGCGACACCGCCGCCGACTTCCTCGCCCGCGTGGACGCGGCGCCGGCCGAAGGGAGCGGCGTCGCCGCAGGGAACTCGGGCGGCACCTGA